The genomic stretch ATATAACTGATAGAGAACCATTGCACATTGTTTGTTTAAGACTACTCTACAAGCTGTAAATCTCTTGAGTACACTACTGTACCGATAATTTTGTCTGCTTTGATATATATGGATGAGTCACTTTTATAGAAATAAGTGGGCCTACTTCAATATACATTGCAACGTGTAAGAATAGTCTTTTGCAAATTTTATGTCAGGCAATTTCAGTGTGTATTATAAAGGTACAAATATATGATAAGATAGATATGAGTTGATAATGCCTCCCctcaaaattacaaaatctgccaaatacaaattatttccttatttacaaAACTCCTAATTTCTACCCAATTTGGAGATGTATCTCAGAGATGTATTAATGGATACATGTAcctataagtttttattttgatctctagGATAAGCAGAAAATCACTGATTTCAATTTTGTATCAACCAAATAGATCCatacatatttagtattataaaatgcattccaaatatttttaatgacactATGAAAAACTACCAGGTATGAAGAgacacagttaaaaaaattaacctaaaTAGTTTATAAAGAACTCTAGGGTTTTTCTTTGCTcatagtttttatagtattaaagaatatttgacACTCAAATCATAAATTTATCTTGATGTGGGGTTGtgactattttcttttttaaactttataaggttttagatttttaagcatttaaaatgtttgattttacattttttaatttagaattttaattcttTCCTTAACTAGGAAACAACATTTAGATTATACATTTGAATATTATGGCATTGCCTTAATTcagtatatgtatacataaatattgattaaaatctgtaatagttttgtatttatcatcttcaattttattttattgttaggcTAATTTCTAGTTTATTGACAATGCACCTTTTCATTTGTGAAAATATTGACTGTTGAATAAAGATGACTTATCACTTATAAATGATCAAGAAACCACAACTATGAGTCAATAATGTTACAGTAATTCTAATCCAACATTAGtgattttgtacaataaaatttaataaaaatactgtttggAACCATTAGTGATGTATTTCATTCACTGCACAGCATTATATAGACAATGGTAGTGACATACCATGGTTGGTGTAGACAATGGTAGTGACATACCATGGTTGGTGTAGTCAATGGTAGTGACATACCATGGTTGGTGTAGACAATGGTAGTGACATACCATGGTTGGTGCAATCGTTCACATTGCGGAGGtagaaaaacgtttttttaatcgcaattaaaaaacgaaatataAACCAAAGTTGTCAAACATGTAGTAAAGCATGTTGAACACTTATACAACAATAACTCagatcttaaattataaattaattacagataaaATTCACCTAATACAGTGTTACAAGTCcgttttcaaaattcaaagaGAGATTTCAGATAGAACAACAACAATTTCTTTAACAACAATGAagctatttataatataaataattaacttaataacCTCTGAAATACAAAAACAGCTGTTTGTAAAGCAGTCTGTTAAATGATTGTATGGTGCAAGCACATTTTCAGCTGGAACAGCACTGACTAGATTATAAACAAACGGAACCGGCTGAGAAATGCTAATAATGAACTAGTGAACAGCATTAGGCTATGGTAACAATAAACAAACTGAGGTAATAACACTATACTGTGCCCTCGACAATGGAGAGGGTCATACTTGCCTTCCTAGCTAAAATGCAGCAtggaaaaaacaaaacagttagaGATATCAAACAATAGGTTCATCATTTTACAATTGTACAGTAACCTGGATTACTATTTGTTTTGAGTCTTTATTTACGTTATACGCTATGACAAACCAACATGGTTCCAATAGATATAGAAAAACATTGCGATTGCAAACAATCATAATAATGATGCCTTGTCAAATTAAAGCTTTGATTAACCTGTTAAGCTCCAATGTTCTATTAGTTGAACATTTCAATTTCGAATATACATTATTCATTAGTAAAACCAGTTTGTGTCTCCATAATTCacacatacaaattaaaacacttttattaatttataataatacattatttacatgctGAATAACAATATACTATGTGTTCTACGTACAAAAATATAAGTGGGTCAATAAATTGGAAATTAGATAAAGTATCTTCTcttggattaaaaatattgtttaccttTTAACGCTTCCATCTCTCAAGAAAACTGGTAGATATAGTAACACAATTAATAGAAATTATGAAGAGTATACacagaaagttttaattaatttattctttagatattaataattatatgttgtTACCAGCTTCCTTCAacattacattcattaaattatttataaaaacaattttccctATTATAGGCcacataaatagattttattttcaatactcaagctttaagttACTTATTTTGTAGACAGTACAAATTATATGGTGATACCAAGTTCCCTTggacatttaatttattcattaattgttAAAGCAATTTTTGCTATTAcaagttattttcattactcaaGCTGGTTAAGTGGTTTATTCTgtagagaataaaattatatggtGATGCTAAGCTTCTTTGGACATtacattcattaattatttgtaaaagtaatttttactattttaggcCACGTTAatccattttattttcaatactcaAGCTTTAAGTGATTTATTCTGTagataataacaattatatagtGATACCAGCCAGCTTCCTTTATATAAGAAATGTGCGACCCGGAATGGTAAAAACTTCACATGCATGAAATAAGTTTACTCAAACattctaaaataactttaatacaactcttttcaaaatgttatttacatattttgatataaatttgtttcgttctaaaattttttatctatagattcaaataaaaatagtttcattgtattaaatatattttctactttCCTAGTATCATCAATAAACTCAAAATGTCAAAacttatttttcttctttatccCTGCCTGCTGTTTTTTTGGTTATTCTTGTTGGCattgtaaaaaaggaaaaatagggGTTACAAGCAGACAAGACAGTTTATCTTTGACACAAACTGTCATGTAACCTAAATTGTTGTTAAAACAGAAAGCAACATAAGGTACTTTGGTTTCTGAAATTTGGCAACACTGGATATTATATATCCCATTTGTGTGTTCATTTTAAAGTACCTATGTTAAGAAGAAGAGGAATAATCTTTCAATCTGGTAAAGGTAACCCTGATCTTCCTAGCCTATCTAAACTCATATAAAAAACCTGGTATTTTGCCCTCTAATCATAAAAATCCAAAAGATTTCCAGAGCCTATTTATTATGATGGTTTAAGTTCCCTCCAAAATAAAATCCTAGATCTGCCACTGGACTGCCTCATTGTCATCATGTATTAGCTCCTCATCCACTTCAAGAACAATCGATCTTTGTATAAGggttactttgaatttttttcatgaaaaagCAAGTACTCTTAaggcaaaaaaataaacatttgaaaccaTAAAAGATGTCAAAAATGGTTTAGacattgtttaaagttaattacattaatactATGGACAAACATAAAATCCTAGATCTGCCACTGGACTGCCTCATTGTCATCATGTATTAGCTCCTCATCCACTTCAAGAACAATCGATCTTTGTATAAGggttactttgaatttttttcatgaaaaagCAAGTACTCTTAaggcaaaaaataaacatttgaaaccaTAAAAGATGTCAAAAATGGTTTAGtcattgtttaaagttaattacataCTATGGACAAACATAAAAtcctataaaactatttttttatctttccTCTACGTTTTCGACAATTCTAAAACCATTTTTCACCTTAACAGGGCAACATccctaaaaacatatttatttgtaaatggaaagttataattttatgacTAGAACATTGCGTTGATTTAAagctgattttttaaattataatactacaaAATCTTTTCTCATGTGATATTTTAGAGTAGTTAACTTAATCTTATTTGACATTATGATCAGTCTTGTACATATTACTTACACATTATAGAAAAAAAGCGGATTCCTATATTCATACATCTGAAAGGAATActgtaattagttataaaatgttttctagatTCATACATAccatataaaattttatagatttttatatcaaATCTTTATCAAACTATCAAAAGAGAGACCCGTTGCTgtttttccatcaataattttaaagagaaatCAACATGATCTCTTAATTTGATGTAAAGCACTTAAACCTGAAGTTTGAGCATTTAAAACCACCTTAATCATATAGAAGTCACAGATGTTTTTcccaaaatgttcagaaaaataacatttaagaaaAGTCAAAAGCGATGTATAGCAGATACAAGGTAGGTAGAAGAATACAAGAAAGTAGATTAAGATCCTTTAGGTATACGAAAAGGATATGAATGTGATGAAAAAGAATTGGAGAGTCTGAAATTTTATAGTGTTAGAAACAGGTTAGAGATAAGAGAACTTTAGATGAGAAGTGCCCAAAAAAATATGCCCTCTCAATGGATGAGGGATAGTTAATCacataacaatacagaaaaagatATTGTACTCACTGATGATTTTGTTGCTGATGAAGACTTAGTTGTACTTGATCATCGGCTAGGAAGCTGCATCTCGAGCAAGCTCTCTTGTTGTGCACCTTGAAGACATGAGTGGCCAAACGCTCAGAACGGGCAGCCTTGTATTCGCACAAACTGCAAACATAAGGCTTAAGATGTGTGTTGAGATGTCTTTTCAGACACCAGTTATCCACACCCGACCATGAACAGTAACAGCAAGTGTAGCGCTTTTCTCCTGGTTTCCTTCTTGGTGCTTTTTTATCCTCCGTCTTTTGAGGAGCAAAGCCTGGGATACTTATACTCTGGACTGCTACAGTCTCGACTTGCTGAACTGGAGGTGGCCGGGGTTGTGGCTTTGGAAAGTACTGAATGGTACTAGTTGAGGTTGAGCTATCTTTGGATATTGTTCTTCGTATCCTATTTATATCATAAGGAGTATCTCGATGCATacgaagaaaatgttttttcacatGATCAGCTCTGTTGAACTGTTTTTGGCAGATATAGCAATGAAAGGGTTTTTCATCTCTATGAATATTTTCGTGGCGAGTAAAAAGATCTCTTCGATCGGTTGCATAGTGACAATATGTACAGTTATATCTCTTTGGGCTGATTGTTGTAACGATTTCACTCGATTTCTTAGGGGCAGGAGAGGCAGCTGGTTGGGGTGAGACTACTTGACGGGATATTGTAGTCTGAACTACTTGTGGTTGCTGGACGACAATTTGTTGCGTAATAGGTTGATGTGTAACAGTTTGGGTTTGTGATATAACTTGTTGTGATAATGTAGAAGCTAATGTTTGAGATAATGCTTGTTGGAGAGGTATAGTCTGCTGAGATGTAGAAACTAAATGAGGAGAAAGCTCTTGAGATGGAGcgatttgtatttgtattgttggGGGTAGATCTTGGTTTTCTTGTTGAGTGATGACAATTTGCAGCTGAGGATGTATTCCAGTTTCTCCATGTTGTGCTGCTGCAATTTGTTGTAACTGATTGGCCACTTCTTCTGGAACTTGGATATGTTCTTCGATAACATGTGTGATTTGACCCTCCTGGGCTTGCAACTCCTGCTGCTGCAATTCTTGTTGGTCCATTTCCTGGAGCTCCTGCTGTTGAAGTTCATGTTCAAGCTCTTGCTGTCGGAGTTCCTGTTCATGGAGTTCTTGTTGGTGCAGTTCTTGTTGGTGTAGCTCTTGTTGATGTAGTTCTTGCTGATGTAGTTCCTGCTGGTGAAGTTCTTGTTGATGGAGCTCTTGCTGATGGAGCTCTTGTTGATGAAGCTCCTGTTGATGGAGTTCTTGTTGATGGAGTTCTTGTTGATGTAGTTCTTGTTGTAGCTCTTGTTGATGTAGCTCCTGTTGATGTAACTCCTGCTGATGGAGTTCATGTTGCATTTCCTGATCTTGCAAGTCTTGTTCATCGTGGTCAGGATGAACTGGAGGAGACAACTGTTGCTCATCTGGCGAGGTTGGAGGTGGTGTTGAGGTTTGTGTGGAAGTGGCGTTTTGGTGTGTCTCTTCTTCAACACCTTCATCTTTAGCTTGATCCATAGGCTCTCCTTCTACTAGATTTTTTAGTCTCTCTAAGTATTTGGTAACTTCTTCAAGTACCGGATTCTCTTTCCACAAGGTAAGTGACTCTTGGTTTGGGTCAGGACAGATATTGTGTTGTCGAGCAAGATGCATCCGGACACATCTTGCCCATGCACTCGCGTAAGGACACTGAGGGCACTGAAACACTCTCAGATTGGCGTGAGTTCCAAGCCAATGTTCAGCAACTCTTGAGAGAAACCCAACACACTCACACTCATTACATCTAAACAGTTTTTGTGCTGAGTTGTAACTAGCAATCTTAGAATCAGTCCATGGTATGGACTCATCACTTGAAATCCAAGTGTCTTCTTCTGCTCGTAGCTTCTCTAACTCCTGTTGTGCTGATAAACTGAATAACGTTGTTGTTGGAAAACCATTCTGAACCAATGCTGCAAGTCCAAAAGCACTCAAAGAGTTGTGACCTTCTTCTAGTTTGAAAGTTTCACCATCATACTCTTGCATTATCCTCATGGTTTCTCCAGCTTCCATATCTGTTTCGCCGTACAACTTTTTTGTGATTTCTTTGAACATATCTTCGTAGCAGTCCATCCCCGGGACAGCCACACTGGTCATATCCAGCTGCAGACCCTGCAGCGCATCGGAATCATTGCTCTCATCAGAAATGTTGATGTCTTATTGCACCTgtagaagaaaaaaataattaaaaaataatttaactaacgtaaaactacatttaatattaaggcgaaaaacaaattttttgaatttttatgttggATACAAGGACATCTGTAAATTTTATTAGCtggagaatttttttttttttatatctatggGATTGTGCACTTTCACTAGGTTTCTGAAGGCCaacaattaatcaatattacTACCTTGAGGTACTATCTAAACTACGTCAAAGAGTAAGGAAAAACACGGCCCGAAATGTGGTAGGACAAACTATGTTTTTCCACCAGGGCAATGCACCAGCTCATTCTACATTATCTGTCCTGAGAGGTTCCTCAGTGTAGAGATTCCTAGCCAAGTACAGCATGCCCGTGTTAGAACCTTATTTCACCAGATCTTGCACCATGTGACTTCTATCTgttccctaaggtgaaatctgcattaaGAGGGAAAAGATTTGAGCCTGTGGAAACTGTAAAAGACCTCTGCACGTGTCCTGAAGGAGCCGACAGAGGATGACTTCCAGTACTGTTTCCAAAAATGAACAATTCACATGTAGCGTTGTAGGGATAAAGAAGAAGAGTTTATTGAAGATGATAATAAgtgattatgtataaaataaaaataacactttttacaaCGTAAGTCTtgttatttaatagccacaccTCGTATGCAACTGGAATATGAGTTCTGAGAAcaagggttcacttctggttaatttataccttccaattgaacctCACTGAGAACAGTAAAACCGATGTGCAATCCAATGGATGTCAAGGAGCAGCACATTACTAACTGTAAATATCAAGATATTGAGGTGAAAGGGCAAATCGATAAGCCTAGTCAACTGTGGGAGGATTACTGTTAAGAGTTGGTGGTGCTCCCCAAGGGCTAAGGCTGAACAGTTACTAGCCTGGACATAGGAGTGAGGAGCGAGCGACTCCTACACCTTTTTCACTGTTTCACTGGAGAGCCTGGTACAGAGCTGACTCACCTTCTTAAAAGGTGACAGTATTAACATATAGTACAGTACCCACAATTcctcctcatggatcttgatgaGGCAGTCCCTATCCCCAATCTTACTCTCCTGAAtgtcctgtcactccagaagcaagcACAATGGTCAGTTTAGGATTAAGTGCAATGATAGTtctctcagcttcttgtcctaagagagaaaaaaaactgGAGTACGATAACAATAATTGGTACtgagtaaaatagtaaaatatttgacaaGCACAATCCACATGAGCCAAGAACACAGATGTGGACATAGTAAGTACTGAAATATGGCaagttaataaacaataacttttattcattaaGAGAAGTCCAGAACTTGCACTTACTTTTTCACTATGTTgagaaaatggttttatattttatgtcatatattttcatttttatttattgtcattttgtcaattttatcttTATCTGGCAGAAGTTTTTGGAGGAACAATGATTGCTTCTGGATAAGACAGTAGTTGtgataaaaaaatccaaattcacACTGTTTAGAAAGTTGGTCATCTAAACTTGGCATTGTGACCAGCACTGATCACAAGcagattttaaaaaccatagctgccaaaaatataaatctagttCAGTTTAAGAATTCTTTAATACcagtaaacagtattttaatttaagtacatttgTGAAAAAAGAGACACTGTAAGCAGGtcaacatacatacatacacacactgTCAACATGTTAGTTTGTATTTTGAACAATAACCATTTATAATCACTGAAGAGATCATGGTGTTGTGGAGGATG from Homalodisca vitripennis isolate AUS2020 chromosome 2, UT_GWSS_2.1, whole genome shotgun sequence encodes the following:
- the LOC124355083 gene encoding zinc finger protein 853-like isoform X1 — protein: MTSVAVPGMDCYEDMFKEITKKLYGETDMEAGETMRIMQEYDGETFKLEEGHNSLSAFGLAALVQNGFPTTTLFSLSAQQELEKLRAEEDTWISSDESIPWTDSKIASYNSAQKLFRCNECECVGFLSRVAEHWLGTHANLRVFQCPQCPYASAWARCVRMHLARQHNICPDPNQESLTLWKENPVLEEVTKYLERLKNLVEGEPMDQAKDEGVEEETHQNATSTQTSTPPPTSPDEQQLSPPVHPDHDEQDLQDQEMQHELHQQELHQQELHQQELQQELHQQELHQQELHQQELHQQELHQQELHQQELHQQELHQQELHQQELHQQELHQQELHEQELRQQELEHELQQQELQEMDQQELQQQELQAQEGQITHVIEEHIQVPEEVANQLQQIAAAQHGETGIHPQLQIVITQQENQDLPPTIQIQIAPSQELSPHLVSTSQQTIPLQQALSQTLASTLSQQVISQTQTVTHQPITQQIVVQQPQVVQTTISRQVVSPQPAASPAPKKSSEIVTTISPKRYNCTYCHYATDRRDLFTRHENIHRDEKPFHCYICQKQFNRADHVKKHFLRMHRDTPYDINRIRRTISKDSSTSTSTIQYFPKPQPRPPPVQQVETVAVQSISIPGFAPQKTEDKKAPRRKPGEKRYTCCYCSWSGVDNWCLKRHLNTHLKPYVCSLCEYKAARSERLATHVFKVHNKRACSRCSFLADDQVQLSLHQQQNHHMDFPRLHNFGETARHTRKSFQNNLSHQKLPDLDNNSNYSVSNYYQNVVRTPSDIPPLLEAQKQFTCILCGMQTSTLNKMQQHMTFHSDSDTLPSIELDDYGLEIFPLQTIIREHVEPRQYDSLKVSLWKKYGRALLSRKRLHCGLCCSMNFDFTFHRSRISLARHYLLRHSRTSHKCSLCYQRFRHKYQVDLHKRADHNERSNVTAL
- the LOC124355083 gene encoding zinc finger protein 853-like isoform X2; its protein translation is MTSVAVPGMDCYEDMFKEITKKLYGETDMEAGETMRIMQEYDGETFKLEEGHNSLSAFGLAALVQNGFPTTTLFSLSAQQELEKLRAEEDTWISSDESIPWTDSKIASYNSAQKLFRCNECECVGFLSRVAEHWLGTHANLRVFQCPQCPYASAWARCVRMHLARQHNICPDPNQESLTLWKENPVLEEVTKYLERLKNLVEGEPMDQAKDEGVEEETHQNATSTQTSTPPPTSPDEQQLSPPVHPDHDEQDLQDQEMQHELHQQELHQQELHQQELQQELHQQELHQQELHQQELHQQELHQQELHQQELHQQELHQQELHQQELHQQELHQQELHEQELRQQELEHELQQQELQEMDQQELQQQELQAQEGQITHVIEEHIQVPEEVANQLQQIAAAQHGETGIHPQLQIVITQQENQDLPPTIQIQIAPSQELSPHLVSTSQQTIPLQQALSQTLASTLSQQVISQTQTVTHQPITQQIVVQQPQVVQTTISRQVVSPQPAASPAPKKSSEIVTTISPKRYNCTYCHYATDRRDLFTRHENIHRDEKPFHCYICQKQFNRADHVKKHFLRMHRDTPYDINRIRRTISKDSSTSTSTIQYFPKPQPRPPPVQQVETVAVQSISIPGFAPQKTEDKKAPRRKPGEKRYTCCYCSWSGVDNWCLKRHLNTHLKPYVCSLCEYKAARSERLATHVFKVHNKRACSRCSFLADDQVQLSLHQQQNHHLSHQKLPDLDNNSNYSVSNYYQNVVRTPSDIPPLLEAQKQFTCILCGMQTSTLNKMQQHMTFHSDSDTLPSIELDDYGLEIFPLQTIIREHVEPRQYDSLKVSLWKKYGRALLSRKRLHCGLCCSMNFDFTFHRSRISLARHYLLRHSRTSHKCSLCYQRFRHKYQVDLHKRADHNERSNVTAL